A genomic window from Dechloromonas sp. A34 includes:
- a CDS encoding Eco57I restriction-modification methylase domain-containing protein codes for MARPTAPSLWLPGFDPAAPALPHPAEQVCLSVSCEPAEPVEVIHDENLSDVEQEQFVATVRANWRVVATATEAAPRILWPQLTRADLEHLTGQSAKFEANLAAITLLRQIEAEGRPANADDRQVLQRYTGWGGLPASFNLEAPDSTWAERARRLQELLPAEDYESARASVNNSHYTEVHVIDAIWQAVERFAFTGGRILEPAAGIGHFIGAMPRNLAERSSATAVEIDRVSGRILKALYAPGGVDVRISPFEKTPLPDHWFDLVIGNVPFGKYKVADASNRAYARFSIHNYFFGRALDLVRPGGLVCFITSSHTMDGQYDAVREYIASQAHLLGAIRLPKGTFAGIASTEVQTDILFLRKRQRAETVEANWLKLGTVPDSLRHPQCYERYLQINAWYAEHPQFCIGRIRRESNGYEEVPVAVFEGDLEAALPERIALLPAGAYQPVAHKAAPLRVVVPAEAGARPGSYRLHQGRVHRVEGSEMVDVHDQLNATQRARVTGLCAIRDHARALLDAQLADEGDARLGHLRAMLNGTYERFVSRYGCLSTRANALAFRRDPDYPLLLSLEHYDEESDTARKAALFTRRTLTRVIEPISAGEPAEALAASVQWRGRVDPAYMAELLGAPEAAVLEALAGAGQVFLDPADGEWKTADDYLSGNVKAKLKQAVLSGSTYQRNIDALERVQPEDLPPAAIEPRLGAVWIPALDVEAFIQQVLELKDCQVGYSAEAGAWSVKYSEWEARQNVKVTQEFGTSRMNAIELVQCALNVQVPTVRDRDPLTDKYFVNPDETLAAREKLGLIKERFAVWAFEDTERREKLCRIYNDLFNATRPRRFDGSHLKLPGFSRCFVLHPHQLDSVWRIVQSGNTGLFHVVGAGKTAVCVIASMELRRLGFVNKPCHVVPNHMLAQYTAEFVRLYPNASVLMASKEDLEGDRRRELVSRIATGDWDAVVITHSSFERISMSPRFSERFIKEIIHEIEMAVRAEKSNDRSNRIVKQLEAMKKNWVVRLEKLSADQKKDDLLSWELLGIDALFVDEAHLHKNLYRFTKMTRVAGLPLTSSERAFDLFLKTRYTMQLHGHAQRGVVFSTATPVANTMAEIHTMMRYLQPNRLEELGLQQFDAWAATFGESVTALEIAPDGSGYRMHTRFARFINVPELMAVFGEVADIRTAEMLDLPVPKLRGGKPRIVACPASPSLKAFVQTLVQRAEAIRNGDVKPNEDNMLAITTDGRKAALDFRLVAPLARYDEHGKVAACVREVHAIWQRTAEFRGAQLVFCDLSSPKGGKSFSVYDDLLNRLIGAGIPEKEIAFVHDAETDVQKATLFKAVREGRVRVLLGSTAKMGVGTNVQTRLTALHHLDAPWRPCDVEQREGRILRQGNECEEVEIFRYVTEGSFDSYMWQTLETKARFIAQVMKGDQGIRSLEDVELAALSYAEVKALASGNPLVIEKAGVDAEVAKLSTLFSVWRNQRYANESEVGRLPMMIEALEKKVALYAQDAARIEPQTMLGIAVELAGRKIVGPDGVGEAVRGLVRTAKEEVRTASRMIERIVGRFGGFDLGILAARGDETPNLYLAGHCLYNAEPYQTGPALVAALLGALESVGKHHADAGIQLETRRKRLEDLRLELARSFEHEGRLTDLLVRQRELLKQLDLDKDEAGSAKVDADEARQAA; via the coding sequence ATGGCCCGTCCTACCGCGCCTTCCCTGTGGCTGCCCGGGTTCGACCCGGCGGCCCCAGCCCTGCCCCACCCTGCAGAGCAGGTTTGCCTTTCCGTTTCTTGCGAGCCCGCCGAGCCTGTCGAGGTCATCCACGACGAGAACCTCAGCGACGTCGAGCAAGAGCAGTTTGTGGCCACCGTCCGCGCCAACTGGCGGGTGGTGGCCACCGCAACCGAGGCCGCCCCGCGCATCCTCTGGCCGCAACTGACCCGCGCCGACCTGGAGCACCTGACCGGCCAGAGCGCGAAGTTCGAGGCCAATCTGGCAGCCATCACGCTTCTGCGCCAGATCGAAGCCGAAGGCCGGCCAGCCAATGCGGATGATCGCCAAGTTCTTCAGCGCTACACCGGCTGGGGTGGCCTGCCCGCCAGCTTCAATCTCGAAGCCCCAGATAGCACCTGGGCCGAACGTGCCCGTCGCTTGCAGGAATTGCTTCCCGCCGAGGACTACGAATCGGCGCGCGCATCCGTCAACAACAGCCACTACACCGAGGTCCACGTGATCGACGCGATATGGCAGGCGGTGGAGCGCTTCGCTTTCACCGGCGGGCGCATCCTGGAACCCGCCGCCGGCATCGGCCACTTTATCGGCGCCATGCCGCGAAATCTGGCCGAGCGCAGCAGCGCCACCGCTGTCGAGATCGACCGGGTTTCCGGCCGCATCCTCAAGGCGCTCTACGCGCCCGGCGGCGTGGACGTGCGGATTTCCCCGTTCGAGAAAACCCCGCTGCCCGACCACTGGTTCGACCTGGTGATCGGCAACGTCCCCTTCGGCAAGTACAAGGTCGCCGACGCGAGCAACCGGGCCTATGCCCGCTTCAGCATCCACAACTACTTCTTCGGTCGTGCCCTCGACCTGGTGCGCCCCGGTGGGCTGGTGTGCTTCATCACCAGCAGCCACACGATGGATGGCCAATACGACGCGGTGCGCGAGTACATCGCAAGTCAGGCTCACCTGCTCGGTGCCATCCGGCTCCCCAAGGGCACCTTCGCCGGGATCGCCTCGACCGAAGTGCAGACCGACATCCTGTTCCTGCGCAAGCGGCAGCGGGCCGAGACGGTCGAGGCCAACTGGTTGAAGCTGGGCACGGTGCCCGACAGTCTCCGGCATCCCCAGTGCTACGAGCGCTACCTGCAGATCAACGCCTGGTACGCCGAGCACCCCCAGTTCTGCATTGGCCGTATCCGCCGCGAGAGCAATGGCTACGAGGAAGTCCCGGTCGCCGTGTTCGAGGGCGACCTGGAGGCGGCCCTACCCGAGCGCATCGCTTTGCTGCCTGCTGGTGCTTACCAGCCGGTGGCGCACAAGGCAGCCCCGCTGCGAGTGGTGGTCCCGGCCGAGGCCGGTGCCCGTCCCGGCAGCTACCGTCTCCACCAGGGGCGGGTGCATCGGGTCGAGGGCAGCGAGATGGTCGACGTCCATGACCAGCTCAATGCTACGCAGCGGGCCCGCGTCACCGGCCTGTGTGCCATCCGCGACCACGCCCGGGCCCTGCTCGACGCGCAGTTGGCAGATGAGGGCGACGCTCGCCTGGGTCACCTGCGAGCCATGCTCAATGGAACCTACGAGCGCTTTGTGTCGCGCTATGGCTGCCTGTCCACCCGCGCCAACGCGCTGGCGTTCCGGCGCGACCCGGACTATCCGCTGCTGCTGTCGCTGGAGCATTACGACGAGGAGTCGGACACGGCCCGTAAGGCTGCGCTGTTCACCCGGCGCACGCTGACCCGGGTCATCGAACCGATTAGCGCGGGCGAGCCGGCCGAAGCGCTGGCTGCGTCCGTCCAGTGGCGTGGCCGGGTCGATCCGGCTTACATGGCCGAACTGCTTGGGGCACCCGAAGCGGCGGTGCTGGAGGCACTGGCCGGAGCGGGACAGGTTTTCCTCGACCCGGCCGACGGGGAGTGGAAGACCGCCGACGACTACCTGTCGGGCAACGTGAAAGCGAAGCTCAAGCAGGCGGTGCTGTCCGGGAGTACCTACCAGCGCAACATCGACGCGCTGGAACGGGTGCAACCGGAAGACCTGCCACCGGCGGCCATCGAGCCGCGCCTGGGCGCGGTGTGGATTCCGGCCCTCGATGTCGAGGCGTTCATCCAGCAGGTCCTGGAACTCAAGGACTGCCAGGTGGGCTACTCGGCCGAAGCCGGCGCCTGGTCGGTGAAATACAGCGAGTGGGAAGCGCGGCAGAACGTCAAGGTGACCCAGGAGTTCGGCACCTCGCGCATGAACGCGATCGAGCTCGTGCAGTGCGCGCTCAATGTGCAGGTGCCGACCGTGCGCGACCGCGATCCGCTAACCGACAAGTATTTCGTCAATCCCGACGAGACGCTGGCGGCGCGGGAGAAGCTGGGCCTCATCAAGGAGCGGTTCGCCGTCTGGGCCTTCGAAGATACCGAACGCCGCGAGAAGCTGTGCCGGATCTACAACGACCTGTTCAACGCCACGCGGCCCAGGCGCTTCGATGGCTCGCACCTGAAGCTGCCGGGATTCTCCCGCTGCTTCGTGCTGCATCCGCACCAGTTGGATTCGGTGTGGCGCATCGTGCAGTCCGGCAACACCGGGCTGTTCCACGTAGTCGGTGCCGGCAAGACGGCAGTATGCGTCATCGCCAGCATGGAGTTGCGCCGGCTGGGTTTCGTCAATAAGCCTTGCCATGTGGTCCCCAACCACATGCTGGCCCAGTACACGGCGGAATTCGTCCGGCTCTATCCGAACGCGTCGGTGCTGATGGCGAGCAAGGAAGACCTGGAAGGCGACCGCCGGCGCGAGTTGGTGTCGCGCATCGCCACCGGGGATTGGGATGCGGTAGTCATCACGCACTCGAGCTTCGAGCGCATCAGTATGTCGCCGCGATTCAGCGAGCGATTCATCAAGGAGATCATCCATGAAATAGAGATGGCGGTACGCGCCGAGAAGAGCAACGACCGGTCCAACCGGATCGTCAAGCAACTCGAGGCGATGAAGAAGAACTGGGTGGTGCGGCTGGAAAAGCTGTCTGCTGACCAGAAGAAGGATGACCTGCTCAGCTGGGAATTGCTGGGCATCGACGCCCTGTTCGTGGACGAAGCCCATCTGCACAAGAACCTCTATCGGTTCACCAAGATGACGCGGGTGGCGGGCCTGCCGCTGACCAGTTCGGAGCGCGCCTTCGATTTGTTCCTGAAGACGCGCTACACGATGCAACTCCATGGGCATGCGCAGCGTGGGGTGGTGTTTTCGACGGCGACTCCGGTGGCCAACACCATGGCCGAGATCCACACCATGATGCGGTACCTGCAGCCCAACCGGCTGGAGGAGCTCGGGCTGCAGCAGTTCGATGCCTGGGCCGCCACTTTCGGCGAGAGCGTCACGGCGCTGGAGATTGCGCCGGACGGTAGTGGCTACCGGATGCACACGCGCTTCGCGCGGTTCATCAACGTGCCCGAGCTGATGGCGGTGTTCGGCGAAGTAGCCGACATCCGCACGGCGGAGATGCTGGATCTGCCGGTGCCGAAGCTGCGCGGCGGCAAGCCGCGCATCGTCGCCTGCCCGGCGAGCCCGTCGCTGAAGGCCTTCGTGCAGACGCTGGTCCAGCGGGCGGAAGCCATCCGCAACGGCGACGTCAAGCCGAACGAAGACAACATGCTGGCGATCACCACCGACGGCCGCAAGGCCGCGCTGGATTTCCGGCTGGTGGCGCCGCTGGCACGCTACGACGAGCACGGCAAGGTGGCCGCCTGCGTGCGTGAGGTCCATGCCATCTGGCAACGCACGGCGGAGTTTCGCGGCGCCCAGTTGGTGTTCTGCGACTTGTCGTCCCCCAAGGGCGGCAAGAGCTTCAGTGTCTATGACGACCTACTGAACCGGTTGATTGGGGCTGGCATCCCCGAGAAGGAGATCGCCTTCGTCCACGATGCCGAGACCGATGTCCAGAAGGCGACGCTCTTCAAGGCGGTGCGCGAGGGCCGGGTGCGGGTGCTGCTGGGCTCCACCGCCAAGATGGGGGTGGGCACCAATGTGCAGACGCGTCTCACGGCCCTGCATCACCTCGATGCGCCCTGGCGTCCCTGCGACGTCGAGCAGCGTGAGGGGCGCATCCTGCGCCAGGGCAATGAGTGCGAGGAGGTGGAAATCTTCCGGTATGTCACGGAAGGCAGTTTTGACAGTTACATGTGGCAGACGTTGGAGACCAAGGCGCGCTTCATTGCCCAGGTGATGAAGGGCGACCAGGGCATCCGGTCGCTGGAGGATGTAGAACTGGCGGCGCTGTCCTATGCCGAGGTGAAAGCCTTGGCGTCAGGCAATCCGCTGGTGATCGAGAAAGCCGGCGTGGACGCGGAGGTGGCCAAGCTCTCGACGCTGTTCTCGGTGTGGCGCAACCAGCGCTACGCCAACGAAAGCGAAGTGGGCCGGTTGCCGATGATGATCGAGGCGCTGGAGAAGAAGGTCGCGCTGTACGCGCAGGATGCGGCCCGGATCGAGCCGCAGACCATGCTGGGCATTGCCGTGGAACTGGCGGGGCGCAAGATCGTCGGCCCCGATGGGGTCGGCGAGGCTGTGCGCGGGTTGGTGAGGACGGCCAAGGAAGAGGTACGCACGGCCAGCCGGATGATCGAACGGATCGTCGGCCGATTCGGCGGCTTCGACCTCGGTATCCTCGCGGCCCGCGGCGACGAGACACCCAACCTGTACCTGGCGGGACATTGCCTGTACAACGCCGAGCCCTATCAAACGGGTCCGGCGCTGGTGGCCGCCTTGCTGGGTGCGCTGGAATCGGTGGGCAAGCATCACGCCGATGCCGGGATCCAGTTGGAAACCCGCCGCAAGCGGCTGGAAGACCTCCGGCTGGAACTGGCCCGGTCCTTCGAGCATGAAGGCCGGCTGACCGATCTGTTGGTCCGGCAACGCGAGTTGCTCAAGCAGCTCGACTTGGACAAGGACGAAGCCGGTAGCGCGAAGGTCGACGCCGACGAGGCACGGCAAGCCGCTTGA
- a CDS encoding heavy metal sensor histidine kinase codes for MIGSAAITLGGYLIVYFGLAPIRTLAQQTRSLAILSLDKRLDTEGIPAELQVLVDQFNDLLNRLEKAYQQLEGFNADVAHELRTPLANIIASSELALRSNDKDERLRDCIGSNLEEMNRLSGIVTDMLFLSQADRGAKARRMPVQSLAQLCAEVADYYEAVLIESDLQWSIEGDASVLLDAALLRRVLSNLLSNAARHAERGSSIVIRIAAETRGHIKLSVINQGEPISTESLPHIFDRFFRVDASRSHGHQNHGLGLAIVSAIARMHDGEAFAKSAHGETEIGVRLAC; via the coding sequence TTGATCGGGAGTGCCGCAATCACCCTGGGCGGCTACCTGATCGTTTATTTCGGACTGGCCCCCATTCGGACGCTGGCTCAGCAAACGCGCAGTCTCGCGATCCTTTCTCTCGACAAGCGCCTGGATACAGAAGGGATTCCAGCCGAGTTGCAAGTTCTCGTCGATCAGTTCAACGATTTGCTGAATCGACTGGAAAAGGCCTATCAGCAGCTCGAAGGGTTTAATGCCGATGTGGCGCACGAATTGAGAACCCCACTGGCGAACATCATCGCCAGCAGCGAGTTGGCCTTGCGTAGTAACGACAAGGACGAACGCCTACGCGATTGCATCGGTTCGAATCTCGAAGAAATGAACAGGCTGTCGGGCATCGTCACCGACATGCTGTTCCTGTCACAAGCCGACCGTGGTGCTAAAGCCCGGAGAATGCCTGTTCAAAGCCTTGCCCAGCTCTGCGCCGAAGTGGCCGACTACTACGAAGCGGTGCTGATCGAATCCGACCTTCAATGGTCTATCGAAGGCGATGCATCGGTCCTGCTCGACGCGGCACTACTCCGGCGCGTCCTGTCCAATCTGCTGAGTAATGCGGCTCGGCATGCCGAGCGCGGAAGTTCAATCGTGATTCGTATCGCCGCGGAAACTCGTGGACACATCAAGCTCTCAGTGATCAATCAAGGGGAACCGATTTCCACTGAGAGCCTGCCTCATATCTTCGATCGCTTTTTCCGCGTAGATGCCTCGCGTAGCCATGGCCACCAGAATCATGGGCTGGGGCTCGCCATCGTTAGCGCGATTGCCCGGATGCATGACGGGGAGGCTTTCGCAAAATCGGCCCATGGCGAGACCGAAATAGGCGTACGACTGGCTTGCTGA
- a CDS encoding heavy metal response regulator transcription factor has product MKLLVVEDEQKLAQYLQKGLGTAGFVVDLAHDGVTGLHMSLEFDYAAIILDAMLPGMDGLSLLAALRTKKQTPVLMLTALGKVEDRVNGLQTGADDYLVKPFAFSELIARIQGLLRRSAPLQPEAPSNRLVLHDLEMDLARRKVSRNGQRVDLSAKEFLLLSLFLRKQGEVLSRTEIAEQVWDMNFDSNTNVVEVSIKRLRAKMDTPFETQLLHTVRGMGYVLELRE; this is encoded by the coding sequence ATGAAACTATTGGTTGTCGAAGATGAGCAAAAGCTTGCCCAGTACCTGCAAAAGGGATTGGGTACCGCAGGCTTCGTCGTTGACCTTGCCCACGACGGCGTCACTGGACTCCACATGAGTCTGGAGTTCGACTACGCGGCCATCATCCTCGACGCCATGCTGCCCGGCATGGACGGGCTCTCCTTGTTGGCCGCCTTGCGCACCAAGAAACAAACACCGGTCTTGATGCTGACAGCGCTGGGCAAAGTGGAGGACCGGGTTAACGGTTTGCAGACCGGCGCCGACGATTATCTGGTCAAGCCGTTTGCCTTTTCTGAGCTGATCGCTCGAATCCAGGGTCTGCTGCGCCGGTCGGCGCCGCTGCAACCGGAAGCCCCATCGAACCGTCTTGTATTGCATGATCTTGAAATGGACCTGGCTCGCCGCAAGGTCTCCAGGAACGGTCAGCGCGTCGATCTGAGTGCCAAGGAGTTCCTGCTGCTTTCTCTGTTTCTCAGGAAACAAGGCGAGGTGCTATCGCGCACTGAGATTGCCGAGCAGGTTTGGGATATGAACTTCGATAGCAATACCAATGTAGTAGAAGTTTCAATCAAGCGACTTCGCGCCAAAATGGATACGCCCTTCGAGACGCAATTGCTGCATACCGTGCGCGGCATGGGTTATGTCCTCGAACTGCGCGAATGA
- a CDS encoding DUF2946 family protein — protein MAAAAIAISRLQGALNIKTAASLIVVLDGLPPRVEYGANLPNALRLRDNPVAITLLTVTKQLLFILLMLILPLQSVWAAASAYCQHEQGTAMHHFGHHAHQHQTTDKYKSGGGPQATLHADCAFCHLGFVGVLTSSLDVPRPTPASPAVSPEISFLPSIFLEGPERPKWASAV, from the coding sequence GTGGCAGCAGCCGCAATCGCGATAAGCCGCCTGCAGGGCGCGCTGAACATTAAGACCGCCGCGAGCCTGATCGTCGTTCTCGACGGCCTGCCGCCGCGTGTAGAGTATGGCGCTAATTTGCCGAATGCCCTCCGATTGCGCGATAACCCTGTTGCGATTACACTGCTAACCGTGACCAAACAGCTTTTGTTCATCCTCTTGATGCTGATACTGCCGCTCCAGTCTGTCTGGGCGGCGGCAAGCGCCTATTGCCAGCATGAACAGGGCACCGCCATGCATCATTTCGGCCATCACGCGCACCAGCATCAGACGACGGACAAGTACAAGTCGGGTGGCGGACCGCAGGCCACCTTACATGCGGACTGCGCCTTTTGCCATCTCGGTTTCGTGGGGGTTCTCACGTCCTCGCTCGACGTACCCCGGCCTACCCCGGCATCCCCGGCAGTCTCGCCAGAAATCAGCTTCCTCCCCTCCATCTTCCTCGAAGGCCCCGAGCGGCCCAAGTGGGCTTCCGCCGTCTGA
- a CDS encoding TolC family protein has protein sequence MLSNNYCGRFARFTAAVVLSAVALGTRAAEPPLTLERAWQLAEEANPTLKAAQASLSAAEGQLTDARGLLWNNPQLAAERARRKVPQPGLGNDVQREWRAEISQTLEIAGQHGYRRGAAEQDLSAFKATVEETRREVRAEVAQKFVRVLGLQARTTMEAELVGLIRDAAGAAKKRFEAGEDTRLDANLAEVELGRAENQLEAAREQLIQARAKLATTLQLPAEALPEVQGALSSEAGVPYTLEQLQAVAADRPLLRALDHHEQAARSRLGLERAAVYPDVTVGLFAGREGPGDVRERITGLSVSLPLPLFRRNAAGIGRASTELTQTQIERQAALRDTRATVLAVWQRLDSLRARVQRLEQVVLQRLQENQRLSTTAYRAGEINLTQLLLATRQVLDTRREVLEAMTDLALTRVELEQAAGWSREKAQ, from the coding sequence ATGCTTTCGAACAATTATTGCGGGCGCTTCGCTCGCTTCACCGCAGCGGTGGTTCTTTCGGCGGTTGCGCTGGGAACTCGGGCGGCCGAGCCCCCGCTGACCCTGGAACGCGCCTGGCAACTTGCAGAAGAAGCCAATCCCACCCTCAAGGCGGCGCAAGCCAGCCTGTCTGCCGCCGAGGGGCAACTCACCGATGCGCGCGGCCTACTCTGGAATAACCCGCAACTGGCCGCTGAACGCGCCCGCCGCAAGGTGCCGCAGCCGGGCTTGGGAAATGACGTCCAACGCGAATGGCGCGCCGAGATTTCGCAGACTCTCGAGATCGCCGGGCAGCACGGCTATCGCCGGGGAGCGGCCGAGCAGGATTTGTCCGCGTTCAAAGCGACCGTCGAGGAGACCCGCCGCGAGGTGCGCGCCGAAGTCGCGCAGAAGTTTGTCCGCGTCCTGGGGTTGCAGGCGCGCACCACCATGGAGGCCGAACTCGTCGGCCTGATCAGGGATGCCGCTGGCGCGGCCAAAAAACGCTTCGAAGCCGGCGAGGACACGAGGCTAGATGCCAATCTCGCCGAAGTGGAACTGGGGCGCGCCGAGAATCAGCTCGAAGCGGCGCGTGAGCAACTCATCCAGGCGCGTGCCAAACTCGCCACCACGCTGCAACTGCCGGCCGAGGCGCTGCCGGAAGTGCAAGGGGCGCTCTCCTCCGAAGCCGGCGTTCCTTACACCTTGGAGCAGCTACAGGCCGTGGCCGCCGACCGGCCCCTGCTGCGCGCCCTCGACCATCATGAGCAAGCCGCCCGCAGCCGCCTCGGCCTGGAGCGCGCCGCGGTCTATCCGGACGTGACCGTCGGGCTCTTCGCGGGCCGCGAAGGGCCGGGAGATGTGCGCGAGCGGATCACGGGCCTCTCCGTATCGCTGCCCCTGCCGCTGTTTCGCCGCAATGCCGCCGGCATCGGCCGGGCCTCCACCGAGCTCACCCAGACCCAGATCGAGCGGCAGGCCGCCCTCCGCGACACGCGCGCGACGGTCCTCGCCGTCTGGCAGCGGCTGGACAGCCTGCGCGCTCGGGTGCAGCGGCTGGAGCAGGTGGTCCTGCAACGTCTGCAGGAAAACCAGCGCCTGTCCACCACCGCCTACCGCGCTGGCGAGATCAACCTCACACAGTTGCTGCTCGCCACCCGCCAGGTCCTGGACACCCGCCGCGAGGTGCTGGAGGCCATGACCGATCTCGCCCTCACCCGCGTCGAACTGGAACAGGCGGCGGGCTGGAGCAGGGAGAAGGCGCAATGA
- a CDS encoding efflux RND transporter periplasmic adaptor subunit translates to MKRTFPRVGLLALGLSALILGGCGKSEAPQASAYKSTVADKAEEERSSKDAPGGQKDEHGEAESLKLKPEEIQAAGIKIEDLAEQVVSEQLTLTATIRPNQDRITHVAPRVPGRVVKVNANLGDQVKAGQTLAVLDSLEVGEAHSAYLQAATQHTVAKADFERAEKLHADQIIAAKDHLRAHGEFEKAKAALAAAADRLRMLGVTPAPAAEGKAVSTFPLTTPFAGTVIEKHAILGELAQPDKQLFIVADLSTLWIEANLFEKDIGRVMPGAAAAVTVAAYPEEIFPGRLTYIAASVDKETRTVQARVEVANPDGRLKPEMFATAAITTNGTGGKGGQVKALLLPEEAVVLMQGQPTVFIEEHGAFEPRAVELGDKLRGRVVVKNGLAAGDKVVTAGTYALKARVMKSQLGEGH, encoded by the coding sequence ATGAAACGCACATTCCCACGAGTCGGACTTCTTGCCCTCGGCTTGTCGGCCTTGATCCTCGGCGGCTGTGGCAAGAGCGAGGCACCGCAGGCCTCCGCCTACAAGAGCACGGTCGCTGACAAAGCTGAAGAAGAGCGTTCATCAAAGGACGCGCCCGGCGGGCAAAAGGACGAGCATGGCGAGGCGGAGTCGTTGAAGCTCAAGCCCGAGGAGATCCAGGCCGCCGGAATCAAGATCGAAGACCTCGCGGAGCAGGTGGTCAGCGAGCAGTTGACGCTGACCGCCACCATCCGCCCCAACCAGGATCGCATCACGCACGTGGCACCGCGGGTGCCAGGGCGCGTCGTCAAGGTCAACGCCAACCTGGGCGATCAGGTGAAGGCTGGGCAGACCTTGGCCGTGCTCGACAGCCTTGAAGTGGGCGAGGCGCACTCGGCCTATCTCCAGGCGGCCACCCAGCACACCGTAGCGAAGGCTGACTTCGAGCGCGCCGAGAAGCTCCATGCCGACCAGATCATCGCTGCGAAGGATCACTTGCGCGCCCACGGGGAGTTCGAGAAGGCGAAAGCCGCGCTCGCGGCCGCCGCCGACCGGCTGCGCATGTTGGGCGTGACCCCGGCGCCCGCCGCCGAAGGCAAGGCGGTGTCCACCTTCCCCCTCACCACCCCGTTTGCCGGTACGGTCATCGAAAAGCACGCCATCCTCGGCGAACTGGCCCAGCCGGACAAACAGCTCTTCATCGTGGCCGACCTCTCGACGCTGTGGATCGAAGCCAACCTGTTCGAGAAGGATATCGGCCGCGTGATGCCCGGAGCGGCGGCGGCCGTCACCGTCGCAGCCTACCCGGAAGAGATCTTCCCCGGCCGGCTCACCTACATTGCCGCCAGCGTGGACAAGGAGACGCGCACCGTTCAGGCGCGGGTGGAGGTCGCCAATCCTGACGGACGGCTCAAGCCCGAGATGTTCGCCACCGCTGCCATCACTACGAACGGCACGGGCGGCAAGGGCGGCCAAGTCAAGGCACTGCTACTGCCCGAAGAGGCGGTGGTGCTGATGCAGGGCCAGCCCACGGTGTTCATCGAGGAGCATGGTGCCTTCGAGCCGCGCGCCGTCGAGCTGGGCGACAAGCTGCGCGGCCGGGTCGTGGTGAAGAACGGGCTCGCCGCTGGCGACAAGGTGGTGACGGCAGGGACCTACGCCCTCAAGGCGCGGGTCATGAAGTCCCAGCTTGGCGAAGGCCACTGA